GGGTGCTCATAGGCCGACTTGGACTTGGTCAGCTTGCCGGTGAAGGGGTCGACGTAATAATGGCCCTGGCCGGGGCCGTCGATGCCATAGGCCCAGTGCAGGCCGGTGTTGAACCATTGCGGCGAGTTCGGCGCGACCATCTGCATGGCGAGCATGTAGCGAAGCTCGTCATAGAAGGCCTGGGCGTCCTCGTCGGACGAGAAATACTTGCCTTTCCAGCCCCAATAGGTCCAGCAGCCGGCGAGGCGGTCGAACACCTGCTTTGCCGAGAGCTCGCTGACATAGCGCTCCTTCTCGGGCAGGGCGGCCAGCGCATCGGTGTCGGGCACGGAGCGCCACAGGAAGGAGGGGACGGACTCCTCCTCGACCTTCTTCAGGCGCGCGGCGACGCCGGCTTTGCGGAAATACTTCTGGGCCAGCACGTCTGAAGCGACCTGCGACCACTCGGTCGGCACTTCGACGTTATCCAGCTTGAACACGACAGAGCCGTCGGGATTGCGAATCTCAGACGTGGTCAGCCGGAAATCGATCCCGGCATAGGGTGACTGTCCTACTGTGGTGTGGCGCCGCTCAATTTTCATAGTTTGCCCCGTCCATTTCTAGCCGGACCACCTCGGTTCGGGCGGTGCCGGGTCGTTATTCTTGCGCGACTCCTCCCGGCCTTTCGGCCTTCAGGCTTCGCAGTTCAGCCGGTGGATCCGGCCCAGTTTCTCCCGACGGAAGGGCCGGTGCGCGCACCACGTCCTCCGCCGGCATGTCCACCCGCATCCGCCCCCTCGGGGATGCGCGCGACATGCGTTCAACACCACCACACCACGCTTGCTCCGGGCCTGTTTCGGCCCGTTCGAGCGCCCCCGAGAGTCGGCAAATCAAGGGCAGACAAGCCCTTCACCCGCTGCCCCCTTCGGCTGGCGGAGTGGTCATTTGCGTAGACCCTTTGGGGAGTGACCGGCGGGACGCAAACACACTCGCGCCGAACGGACCGAAAGCTAGGACTCTCCGTTGCGCACGTCAAGAACTAGTGCGAGTTCCTGAATCAAATACTAAATATGGTGGAAAGACGGGGATAACAGGGGTCGGAGCCGCGCCTGTTGTGAAGGCAAGTATCAGTGAGTCCTGAGAGATTCCCAACCGAAAAAATTTGCGTTTGGTGATCGGGGAAAGGCTTCATCCCGCTGTTCACAGGGCGGGTTTATTTTTGGCCGGAAGCATTGCGTCAGCAGGACTCACGTAGTGCTACGGAAGGTACAGGCAGCCATGCCCGCCTGGCTAGCGGTCGACCGCGCCGATCCGCGCCAAGCCGGGCCGTTGTCACCGGGTTACCGCATGCATGATTCGACAAAACGGGGAATGCGGACGCGCTTCGCCCCGGCCTGATCTTCACCCTCGCCGGCGTCGTGCTGGCGACGCGCCAATCTAACGGTGCGCGCCGTGTCAGGCGGCATGCTGGTCGCGTCGCGACGTGAGCTCCGGGCAAAGGACGAGCTTGCCTTCGAGGCCGCCGGCTTCGAGCCGCCAATGCGCATCAACGACGTCATCCAGCGAGACCCGCTCGGCGACGCGCGGATGAATAGCGCCGCTCGCCAGCAGGGCGAACAGGCGTGCCAGATCCTCCGTGAACCATCCGGGATGTCGCAACCGCATCGCGTTGATGGAGTAGAAGAATGCCCGCTTGCCGCCAGGCAGCCAGCTCCAAAGATACAGGCGTGCAATCCACATCAGCATCGTCGCCATGCGCCGCTGCCCCTGAACGCCCGCCGAGTAGCCATAGGCGCAGAGCAGGCCACCGCGCCTGAGCGCCGCGAACGAGCGGCGATAGCCGTCGTCCCCGATGCCGTCGAAGACGACATCAAATCCGTCGGGTAGGATACGCGTGAAGTCTTCGCGCTGATAGTCGATCGGCGTGGCCCCGAGCTCGCGGATCAGAGCGGCGTGTTTCCCATAGGCCCCGCCCCACAACTGAAGGCCGGCCATGCCGCCCAGTACGAGCAGTGCCTGACCGACAGCACCGGCAGCTCCATGCACCAGTACGCGCAGTCCCGGCCGCACCTGCGCAGCGCGGTGCAGGAGCTGGTAGGCAGTCATCCAGCTCAGGATCAGCGTAGCGGCCTCCGCCGCGTCAAGACCCGCCGGCACCGGGGTCAAGTGGCTCGCCTGGAGCGTGCGGTAGGCAGCATTCGACCCAAGCACCGTCATGTCGGCCACGCGGTCGCCAAGCTGAAATCCACTCACGCGGTCGCCGAGCTGATCGATTTCCCCGACGACATCGTAGCCCATGACGAACGGTGGGCGGCGGGAAGCGGTTTGCGGGTAGAGATGGCGACGGATCAGCGTATCGGTGTATTCGAGCCCTGAGGCAAGTACGCGGACCCGCACCTCACCTGGCCCCGCCTCCGGCAGGGGAGCGTCGACCACTTCCAGCTGCTCGGGACCGCCGAAGCGCCGAAGTTGGACAACGCGGTTGCGCAGGTCGTTCACATGCCGATCCTTGCAATCTCACACGCGAAAGGCGGATCAGGAGGATGGTCTCGTACCACCACGCATGGCGGCAACGGTCGGCTGGAAATCCGGCCTCGTAGTTGATGCAGATCAAAGCCGCTCGCCCTAATTCGCCGGCTCCTTGCCGAGCGCCAGGCGGATCATCTCGGCGAGCTGGTTGCGGCGATAGGGTTTTGTCAGCAGCAGCACGCCCTCATCGAGTTTGCCCTGGTGAACGATGGCGTTGTCGGTATAGCCGGAGGTGTAGAGCACCTTGACGCCCGGCCGGCGTTTTTCCACCTCCAGTGCAAGCACGCGTCCGCTCATGCCGCCGGGAATGACGACGTCGGTGAACAGGAGGTCGAACGGCTCGCCGCGGTCGATGAGCGCCAGCGCCGTGTGGCTGTCTGCGGCGGAGATGGTCTTGTAGCCGAGGCTTTGCAGCTGCGCGGTGACGAAGTTGCGCACGAGATTGTCGTCCTCCACGACCAGGACGGTCTCGACGCCGCCGGTCGCCGCCGGCGCCGCGCCGGTCGTCGTCTCGCTCGCGGCTTCGCCGGGCGGCAGATAGAGCTTGATGGTCGTGCCGTGGCCGGCCTCGCTGTAGATCTTGATGTGGCCGCCGGACTGCTTGACGAAGCCGTAGACCATGGAGAGCCCGAGCCCCGAGCCCTTGCCAATCTCCTTGGTGGTGAAGAACGGCTCGAAGGCCTTTTCCTGCACATCGGGCGGCATGCCGCTGCCGGTGTCGCTGACCGCGAGCATCACATAGGTGCCGGGCGCGACGTCCGGGTTGGCCTGCGCGTAGGCCTCGTCCAGCGTCACCCGGCGCGTCTCGAGCAGCAGCTTGCCGCCGTCGGGCATGGCGTCGCGGGCGTTGATCGCCATGTTGAGCACGGCGTTGGTGAGCCGCGACGGATCGATATGCGAGGTCATCGGCCCCTGTTCGAGCGCGGTCTCGATCTGGATCTGCTCGCCGAGGGTCGGACGCAGGAGCTTGACGATGTCCGATATCGCCGCGTTGATGTCGACATCGCGCGGCTCCAGCGGCTGCTTGCGGGCGAACGCAAGCAGGTGCTGGATCAGCTCGGCGCAGCGCTGCGCGGCATCGTCGATCAGGCGCGCCACGCGCTGCAGCTCAGGTTGTTCCTTGAGGCTGCCGACCAGCGTCTCGGTATT
This genomic interval from Bradyrhizobium sp. CB82 contains the following:
- a CDS encoding medium chain dehydrogenase/reductase family protein gives rise to the protein MNDLRNRVVQLRRFGGPEQLEVVDAPLPEAGPGEVRVRVLASGLEYTDTLIRRHLYPQTASRRPPFVMGYDVVGEIDQLGDRVSGFQLGDRVADMTVLGSNAAYRTLQASHLTPVPAGLDAAEAATLILSWMTAYQLLHRAAQVRPGLRVLVHGAAGAVGQALLVLGGMAGLQLWGGAYGKHAALIRELGATPIDYQREDFTRILPDGFDVVFDGIGDDGYRRSFAALRRGGLLCAYGYSAGVQGQRRMATMLMWIARLYLWSWLPGGKRAFFYSINAMRLRHPGWFTEDLARLFALLASGAIHPRVAERVSLDDVVDAHWRLEAGGLEGKLVLCPELTSRRDQHAA